A genomic region of Pseudoalteromonas rubra contains the following coding sequences:
- a CDS encoding DUF2878 domain-containing protein has protein sequence MMRNFWLINLIIFQSVWWLCAIFTDQAVPLVGLLFLLHFALSPSRKADAWSLLILPLGLIVDQSLSLLGVISFADGYQWLPLWLALLWGHFTLTLNHSLSWMSRYHFGIQGALGAVFGALSYVGGIKLGALNSALSLTSVFLIFAVVWAVILPLAVHLNGRMGQRLGEQHV, from the coding sequence ATGATGCGCAATTTTTGGCTGATTAATCTCATTATCTTTCAATCTGTGTGGTGGTTGTGCGCCATATTCACAGATCAGGCTGTGCCTTTGGTTGGGCTTTTGTTTTTGCTGCATTTTGCTCTTTCACCAAGCAGGAAAGCTGACGCCTGGAGCTTGTTGATTTTACCGCTTGGGTTGATTGTAGACCAATCGCTCTCACTTTTGGGGGTAATAAGTTTTGCGGACGGCTATCAATGGCTACCACTGTGGCTTGCTTTGCTTTGGGGTCACTTTACGCTGACGCTTAACCATAGTCTGAGTTGGATGAGTCGCTATCACTTTGGCATACAGGGGGCACTTGGTGCGGTATTTGGCGCACTCAGTTATGTCGGTGGGATAAAGCTCGGTGCGCTGAACTCTGCACTCTCACTGACAAGTGTGTTTTTAATTTTTGCTGTTGTTTGGGCCGTCATTTTACCTTTGGCAGTACATCTCAACGGTCGAATGGGACAGCGTCTGGGAGAACAACATGTTTAA
- a CDS encoding chalcone isomerase family protein — protein sequence MFNELCKTLVALAMFSVPLFVPLQASASTATQLPTLELRGTADLRYLFWDVYSAALYTGGEAYKADQFPQVLSLTYKRDIEAQELVDATREQWQKQKMVLDNAEQWLRQLVQLWPDIQKGNQLILVVDSDKQSRFYFRPEPGAEVKSALSEAELKTSARFLGAINDRAFGPAFLDIWLSEKTTEPKLREQLIGKR from the coding sequence ATGTTTAATGAATTGTGCAAAACGCTAGTCGCGTTAGCGATGTTTTCAGTACCTTTATTCGTTCCACTGCAGGCAAGTGCCTCGACGGCAACACAATTGCCTACGCTAGAACTGCGAGGTACAGCCGATTTACGCTATCTATTTTGGGATGTCTATTCAGCTGCACTGTATACCGGTGGAGAAGCATATAAGGCAGACCAGTTTCCACAGGTGCTGAGTTTAACTTACAAACGCGACATAGAAGCGCAGGAACTGGTAGATGCCACGCGAGAACAGTGGCAAAAGCAAAAAATGGTGCTGGACAACGCTGAGCAATGGTTGAGACAACTTGTGCAACTCTGGCCTGACATACAAAAGGGCAACCAGCTCATTTTAGTCGTGGACAGCGATAAGCAAAGCCGCTTTTATTTTCGTCCTGAACCGGGTGCAGAGGTTAAAAGTGCCTTGTCAGAAGCAGAGCTGAAAACGTCTGCACGTTTTCTCGGAGCGATTAATGACCGAGCCTTTGGCCCTGCGTTCCTGGACATATGGCTATCAGAAAAAACCACAGAGCCAAAGCTGAGAGAGCAGCTCATTGGAAAAAGGTAA
- a CDS encoding DUF3833 domain-containing protein — protein MKVYLALLLIFTLSGCTSKIIADYSETKPDLALEQFFSGELTAYGIVLDRSGNLTRRFEADLIGTWEGNKGELKEWFRFDDGEKSTRIWQLEKVADNRYKGTAGDVIGVAQGETAGSALYWRYQLEIQYQGSPLEVTLDDWMYLVNDKRLFNRTEIIKWGFKVGEVILIIEKHDS, from the coding sequence ATGAAAGTATATTTGGCATTGCTGCTGATTTTTACACTCAGTGGCTGTACCAGCAAAATCATTGCTGACTATAGCGAAACAAAGCCGGACCTGGCACTGGAGCAGTTTTTTAGTGGAGAGCTGACTGCTTATGGTATTGTCCTTGACCGAAGCGGTAATCTTACACGACGTTTTGAAGCCGATCTGATAGGCACCTGGGAGGGCAACAAAGGCGAGTTAAAAGAATGGTTTCGATTTGACGACGGAGAAAAGTCAACCAGAATCTGGCAGCTGGAAAAAGTCGCAGATAATCGCTACAAAGGCACCGCCGGAGACGTCATTGGCGTAGCGCAAGGAGAAACTGCGGGTTCGGCGTTATACTGGCGCTACCAATTGGAGATCCAATATCAGGGCTCCCCATTAGAAGTCACTTTGGACGACTGGATGTACCTGGTGAATGATAAACGCTTGTTTAACCGTACTGAGATCATTAAATGGGGCTTCAAAGTTGGAGAAGTTATCCTAATTATAGAAAAACATGACAGTTGA
- the fabA gene encoding bifunctional 3-hydroxydecanoyl-ACP dehydratase/trans-2-decenoyl-ACP isomerase produces the protein MEPKNSYTKEELILCAEGKMFGENNCRLPIDNMLMMDRIIEINEDGGEFGKGQIVAELDINPDLWFFDCHFRGDPVMPGCLGLDAMWQIVGFFLGWSGGPGLGRALGVGEVKFTGQILPTAKKVTYRVDMKRVIKRKLFMGLADGTVEVDGRVIYEAKDLKVGLFQDTSAF, from the coding sequence ATGGAACCAAAAAATAGCTATACAAAAGAAGAACTGATCCTGTGCGCTGAAGGCAAAATGTTTGGCGAGAACAACTGTCGTCTGCCAATCGATAACATGCTGATGATGGATCGTATCATCGAGATTAACGAAGATGGTGGCGAGTTTGGCAAAGGTCAGATCGTCGCTGAGCTAGATATTAACCCTGATCTGTGGTTTTTTGACTGCCATTTCCGTGGCGACCCGGTAATGCCTGGCTGTCTGGGTCTGGATGCCATGTGGCAGATCGTTGGTTTCTTCCTGGGCTGGTCTGGTGGACCGGGCCTTGGTCGCGCACTGGGTGTGGGTGAAGTTAAGTTCACAGGCCAGATCCTACCAACAGCTAAGAAAGTAACATATCGTGTAGACATGAAGCGCGTTATCAAGCGTAAATTGTTTATGGGCCTTGCTGACGGCACAGTAGAGGTTGACGGTCGTGTTATATACGAAGCAAAAGATCTAAAAGTAGGCCTGTTCCAGGATACGAGTGCGTTTTAA
- a CDS encoding 6-carboxytetrahydropterin synthase, whose amino-acid sequence MILFVDALTVIDFSYLCGKRGAVGESWIVDMTLHGQLNEESMVLDFAKVKKQIKAIIDDTIDHKLAIPSQLSCNYASQDGRVSFDGLFGGHHLAMSAPDEAVCIVEGAEINETSVIAFLKQQILPKMPDNVKDVEIELRPEPSRSFYYHYSHGLKKHDGNCQRIIHGHRSDIGIYLDDISMPRLQKEWAERWQDIYLGSQEDLIDASDLQHVKPHDNDYAFAYTASQGYFELAISKARCDLIPCDSTVECLAEYLAGEIKAQYPDRKVKVKAFEGVGKGAIAYA is encoded by the coding sequence ATGATCCTTTTTGTAGATGCCTTGACGGTAATTGATTTTTCTTACTTGTGTGGTAAACGAGGCGCGGTGGGCGAAAGCTGGATTGTCGATATGACACTGCATGGCCAGTTGAACGAAGAGTCTATGGTATTGGACTTTGCCAAAGTAAAAAAGCAGATCAAGGCCATTATAGATGACACGATTGATCATAAATTGGCTATCCCAAGCCAGTTGTCTTGCAACTATGCATCACAAGATGGCAGGGTGAGTTTTGATGGCTTGTTTGGCGGGCATCACCTGGCAATGAGTGCACCTGACGAAGCTGTTTGTATCGTCGAAGGTGCTGAAATCAATGAAACCAGTGTTATTGCATTTCTTAAACAACAAATTTTGCCAAAAATGCCAGACAACGTGAAAGACGTTGAGATTGAGTTACGTCCTGAGCCGAGCCGTAGTTTCTACTACCACTACAGTCATGGTTTGAAAAAACACGACGGTAATTGTCAGCGTATTATCCACGGGCACCGCTCAGATATAGGTATCTACCTAGACGATATTAGCATGCCGCGTCTGCAAAAAGAGTGGGCTGAACGTTGGCAGGATATCTATCTGGGTAGTCAGGAAGACCTAATCGATGCGAGTGATTTGCAACACGTTAAACCTCACGATAACGATTATGCATTTGCCTATACAGCCTCTCAAGGCTATTTTGAATTAGCCATCAGTAAAGCGCGTTGTGATTTGATCCCCTGTGACAGTACTGTCGAGTGTCTAGCCGAATATCTTGCTGGAGAGATTAAGGCGCAGTATCCGGACAGAAAAGTTAAAGTTAAGGCCTTTGAAGGCGTTGGAAAAGGAGCGATTGCTTATGCCTGA
- a CDS encoding peptidoglycan DD-metalloendopeptidase family protein yields the protein MPDWLSKAKKTGIILAGLLVNVSSGQALELKGSLTQGGMVIAELAGVQSARLNDKELAISPDGKFVFGFGRDADTEHTLSWVDQSGKTHSKNLMITTRDYDIDRITGVEKKYVSPPKEVLARIRKEGAQVSAARSKLSTLSYFDDPVYRPAKGRISGVYGSQRYFNGQPRRPHFGLDIANKTGTPVLAPVAGKVVFANPDLYYSGGTLILDHGYGITSTYIHLNKLHVEEGQEVELGDHIADIGATGRVTGPHLDWRFNWFNERLDPQLIMIDKLATKSSKE from the coding sequence ATGCCTGATTGGCTGAGTAAAGCGAAAAAGACCGGTATAATACTGGCCGGGTTGTTAGTGAATGTAAGCTCGGGTCAAGCTCTTGAGCTAAAAGGCTCCCTCACTCAGGGTGGGATGGTGATAGCTGAACTGGCTGGAGTACAATCTGCCAGACTTAACGACAAAGAGTTAGCTATCTCACCTGATGGAAAATTTGTTTTTGGCTTTGGCCGAGATGCTGACACAGAACATACTCTAAGCTGGGTTGACCAAAGCGGTAAAACACACTCCAAAAACTTAATGATCACCACGCGAGACTATGACATTGATCGCATTACTGGTGTAGAGAAAAAGTACGTATCGCCACCAAAGGAAGTTTTAGCTCGGATCCGTAAGGAAGGTGCGCAAGTCAGCGCTGCCAGAAGTAAGCTAAGCACTTTGTCCTACTTCGATGATCCGGTTTATCGACCGGCAAAAGGCAGAATTTCGGGCGTCTACGGCAGCCAACGTTATTTTAATGGCCAACCCAGGAGGCCTCACTTTGGGTTGGATATTGCAAATAAAACCGGTACGCCGGTACTTGCGCCTGTAGCAGGTAAAGTTGTATTTGCTAACCCTGATCTTTATTACAGTGGCGGTACGCTGATCCTTGATCATGGATATGGCATTACCTCTACCTATATACATCTTAACAAACTTCATGTTGAAGAAGGGCAGGAAGTTGAGCTGGGCGATCATATCGCCGATATAGGTGCCACTGGCAGAGTAACCGGACCACACCTGGACTGGCGTTTTAATTGGTTCAATGAACGCTTAGATCCTCAACTTATTATGATTGATAAACTCGCAACGAAAAGCAGTAAAGAATGA
- a CDS encoding acyl-CoA thioesterase, producing MTQTDKDAVIAQRIQDSQTSVTKTVFPGRTNHHNTLFGGDALAWMDEVAFIAATRFCRKPLVTISSDRVDFKEAIPAGTFAELVAKVAHVGNTSLKVEVHIYLETMHKDDKHLAISGSFTFVAVDDNHRPTPVVCDQMLNGFS from the coding sequence ATGACACAAACAGATAAAGACGCAGTAATTGCACAAAGAATTCAAGACTCGCAAACCTCGGTTACTAAAACCGTTTTCCCAGGTCGAACGAACCACCACAATACCTTGTTTGGTGGTGACGCATTGGCATGGATGGATGAGGTTGCGTTTATCGCAGCGACGCGTTTTTGCCGCAAACCTCTGGTTACCATTTCATCAGACAGAGTCGACTTTAAAGAAGCTATCCCGGCAGGTACGTTTGCCGAATTGGTTGCTAAAGTAGCCCATGTAGGTAATACCAGCTTAAAAGTCGAAGTTCACATCTACCTGGAGACTATGCATAAAGACGATAAGCATCTTGCTATCTCTGGTAGCTTCACATTTGTTGCTGTTGATGACAACCACAGACCAACACCTGTTGTATGCGATCAGATGCTAAATGGGTTTAGCTAA
- a CDS encoding GNAT family N-acetyltransferase, whose protein sequence is MEHRISTHLYITPLDTEHADTLFDAVEASRESLQKYLPWVEKLTEIRDAETYIAERTHLAGTEYFAIMQQNRFIGVFAIKPAKARNTCEIGYWLIDKARGKAVISQIIGGVLPYLKNVRQVRYVEFHCLENNKASIKIAKRAGASLIECYSSKPEFDAAPRLMCLYRAYLQ, encoded by the coding sequence ATGGAACACCGCATTTCAACACATTTATACATCACTCCGTTAGATACTGAACATGCAGACACATTGTTCGACGCAGTAGAAGCGAGTCGTGAAAGCTTGCAAAAATATTTACCCTGGGTGGAAAAGCTAACAGAAATCCGGGATGCAGAAACTTACATTGCAGAGCGGACTCATTTAGCAGGCACAGAATATTTTGCCATCATGCAACAGAATCGTTTTATCGGGGTGTTTGCGATTAAACCAGCTAAAGCCCGGAATACTTGTGAAATAGGCTATTGGCTCATTGATAAAGCAAGGGGTAAAGCGGTGATCAGTCAGATAATAGGTGGGGTGTTGCCTTATCTAAAAAACGTTCGCCAAGTACGTTATGTAGAGTTTCACTGCCTCGAAAATAACAAGGCGAGTATCAAAATAGCAAAGCGGGCAGGAGCTTCGCTCATCGAGTGTTATTCGAGTAAACCTGAATTCGATGCAGCGCCACGTTTGATGTGCCTTTATCGGGCTTACTTACAGTAG
- a CDS encoding Na+/H+ antiporter family protein, whose translation MNAVIIGVLLMLGLTLFRVNVIVAMTISAMVAGLSAGLGLSDTLNAFNSGLSGGAEIALSYAMLGAFAVAISKSGLTQILADKLLSLVHGNQQNSSQLLSMLIMVIILGCSVASQNLIPVHIAFIPILIPPLLVIFNQLNIDRRAIACILTFGLATSYMVLPYGFGGIYLYSILHKNLIDNGLEIVNTQVPYAMVIPALGMLAGLIIAVFVSYRKKRNYTHDELSEKTAQTDKPRLNDAEKRKVIVAGTLAIICSLLAQNVSGSMILGGLVGVMMFSLFGIVKWDQSSDVFSKGVAMMAMIGFIMISAQGFASVMKETGDVASLVSACADFVGENKPLAAAMILLVGLLITMGIGSSFSTVPIIATLFVPLSMEVGFSAMATVALVGTAGALGDAGSPASDSTLGPTSGLNADGQHDHIWDSVVPTFIHFNIPLLIFGWIAAMVL comes from the coding sequence ATGAATGCTGTTATTATTGGTGTTTTGCTGATGCTCGGCCTGACACTATTTAGAGTGAACGTGATTGTCGCAATGACAATCAGTGCTATGGTTGCTGGTTTGAGTGCGGGTTTAGGTCTATCAGATACGCTGAATGCATTTAATTCCGGGTTATCCGGTGGCGCAGAGATTGCGCTCAGCTACGCGATGCTTGGTGCTTTTGCAGTGGCAATATCTAAGTCGGGATTAACCCAAATCCTGGCGGATAAATTACTGTCTCTGGTCCATGGCAATCAACAAAACTCAAGTCAGTTGCTGAGCATGCTCATTATGGTCATTATTCTGGGTTGTTCGGTTGCCTCACAAAACCTCATTCCAGTACACATTGCCTTTATTCCGATCCTTATACCTCCATTGTTGGTGATATTTAATCAGTTAAATATCGATCGCCGTGCCATTGCATGTATTTTAACTTTTGGTTTAGCAACGTCTTATATGGTTTTGCCCTATGGCTTCGGCGGTATTTATCTATACTCCATTTTGCATAAAAACCTGATTGATAACGGCCTTGAGATTGTCAATACACAGGTACCTTACGCCATGGTTATCCCTGCTCTGGGTATGCTGGCAGGTTTGATTATTGCTGTGTTTGTGAGTTACCGAAAAAAGCGCAACTATACTCACGATGAGCTGTCAGAGAAGACAGCGCAAACTGATAAACCCCGGCTTAATGACGCTGAAAAGCGTAAAGTCATTGTTGCTGGTACTCTTGCAATTATTTGTTCGCTACTCGCACAAAACGTCAGTGGCTCAATGATATTGGGTGGCCTTGTTGGGGTTATGATGTTCAGCCTGTTTGGTATTGTCAAATGGGATCAAAGCTCAGACGTCTTCAGCAAAGGTGTGGCTATGATGGCCATGATTGGCTTTATTATGATCTCAGCACAAGGGTTTGCATCCGTTATGAAAGAAACCGGTGATGTGGCTAGCCTGGTGAGCGCCTGTGCTGACTTTGTTGGAGAGAACAAACCGCTCGCAGCAGCTATGATCTTACTGGTAGGCTTGCTTATCACTATGGGTATAGGCAGTTCCTTTTCGACCGTGCCTATCATTGCGACTCTGTTCGTTCCTTTATCTATGGAAGTTGGGTTTTCAGCGATGGCGACAGTTGCTCTTGTGGGAACAGCCGGCGCGCTGGGAGATGCAGGCTCACCGGCGTCTGATTCTACATTAGGTCCGACCTCGGGTTTAAATGCAGATGGTCAACATGATCACATCTGGGATTCAGTGGTGCCCACGTTTATTCATTTCAACATTCCATTATTAATTTTTGGCTGGATAGCTGCAATGGTGCTTTAA
- a CDS encoding transglutaminaseTgpA domain-containing protein: MTSDKLLEPQTLLTTLLYGLVSILLLNSFGLVFTCAMLLIVLFKLAIYKKLVKGPSEKMINLLAFTIILVVFVAIGFANLVEMFVSLLLGACALKTIQAKTKKQAMSVQLLNFFVYPCFFIFSQNVLSLLFVLALLVINLAQMLWIEHDIELRSAMKQATKHLLLALPLAAIMVVLLPKVSPFWQLPGAKKTQTGLSEDIDPFEISELSRSDELVFRAILPDSAQMKPPFYWRTLIHDKFDGKRWRVSAHHDVPLQAPYRAVGASYTVIARPSGKTWLYNLGQAKSATRGVNTNHFGTLFMQNHLSSSMEYQVTPIHVSGIGLVNWQYRLNTALPEEINPLATAMAMRWDNTTDNTADFIKQMKQYFIEHRFSYSLMPATISDRDSIDTFLTETREGFCGHYAASAAFMMRAAGIPARLVSGYLGGEYNEERGYYSVYQYDAHAWVEYYVPQQGWYRLDPTAWVAPDRLIGSLSELTEVEDEFKDNLGLSLMSYSNLALVNWVRLQIEQLDYQWTRWVLNFDHQKQSRLLRDLFGQYHRLLPALSVFLLLIAIFIARFWYLQRKQLIKLPEAVKLHQAICRLAGEELHKLTPSQALFTLKSQYPGLSQELEEFNQYFVKSRFSRAQLTKAEATRMKALGRLIIKKAKK, from the coding sequence GTGACTTCTGACAAACTTCTAGAGCCCCAAACTTTACTGACAACACTCCTGTATGGCTTAGTCAGCATCCTGCTTTTGAACAGTTTCGGCCTGGTATTTACTTGTGCCATGTTGCTTATTGTACTGTTCAAGCTCGCTATTTATAAGAAACTGGTTAAAGGCCCATCCGAAAAGATGATTAATCTATTGGCCTTTACCATTATCCTCGTTGTGTTTGTCGCAATCGGTTTTGCTAACCTGGTAGAAATGTTCGTTTCATTGTTATTGGGGGCATGTGCACTAAAGACCATTCAGGCAAAAACAAAAAAGCAAGCCATGTCGGTGCAGTTACTCAACTTTTTCGTTTACCCCTGTTTTTTTATCTTCTCTCAGAATGTTCTGTCTTTGTTATTTGTGCTCGCTCTTTTGGTGATCAACCTAGCGCAAATGTTGTGGATCGAACACGACATAGAATTACGCAGCGCAATGAAACAAGCCACAAAGCATTTGCTACTCGCGCTCCCCCTGGCAGCAATTATGGTGGTACTCCTACCGAAAGTTTCTCCATTTTGGCAGCTCCCCGGCGCCAAGAAAACACAAACTGGGCTTTCTGAGGACATAGATCCGTTTGAAATATCAGAGTTATCTCGTTCAGACGAGTTAGTTTTCAGGGCAATTCTTCCCGACAGCGCTCAGATGAAACCGCCATTTTACTGGCGAACCTTAATTCATGATAAGTTTGACGGTAAGCGTTGGCGGGTTTCAGCGCATCACGACGTACCCTTACAAGCACCTTATCGTGCGGTCGGTGCAAGTTATACAGTGATCGCCAGACCATCAGGTAAAACCTGGCTATACAATCTGGGTCAGGCAAAGTCTGCCACACGGGGTGTGAATACGAATCATTTTGGCACTTTGTTTATGCAAAATCACCTGAGTAGTAGCATGGAATATCAGGTGACGCCTATTCATGTTTCAGGAATAGGTTTGGTCAATTGGCAGTATCGGCTCAATACGGCTTTACCTGAAGAAATTAATCCACTTGCAACGGCCATGGCAATGCGATGGGATAATACCACAGACAATACCGCAGACTTCATTAAGCAGATGAAACAGTATTTTATCGAACATAGATTTAGTTACTCACTTATGCCTGCAACAATCAGTGACCGAGACAGCATTGACACTTTTTTAACTGAGACGCGTGAGGGGTTCTGTGGTCATTACGCTGCAAGTGCCGCCTTTATGATGCGAGCAGCAGGTATTCCTGCCCGACTCGTGTCGGGATACCTTGGCGGAGAATATAATGAAGAACGCGGGTATTACAGTGTTTATCAATACGACGCGCACGCCTGGGTAGAGTATTATGTTCCTCAGCAAGGTTGGTATCGTTTAGACCCCACCGCTTGGGTAGCACCGGACAGACTCATCGGCTCTTTGTCTGAATTAACCGAGGTGGAAGATGAATTTAAGGATAACCTTGGCCTGAGCCTGATGAGCTATTCTAATCTGGCGTTGGTAAATTGGGTAAGACTTCAGATTGAGCAACTTGATTATCAGTGGACCCGTTGGGTTCTGAACTTTGATCATCAAAAGCAATCCAGGTTATTGCGAGATTTATTTGGCCAGTACCACAGGTTATTGCCGGCTTTAAGCGTGTTTTTATTGCTAATCGCCATATTCATAGCTCGCTTCTGGTATCTGCAACGCAAGCAATTGATAAAATTACCAGAGGCAGTCAAGCTTCATCAGGCTATTTGCAGATTAGCAGGCGAAGAGTTACATAAATTGACGCCCTCACAGGCGCTATTCACCTTGAAGTCACAGTATCCTGGTTTATCTCAGGAACTGGAAGAGTTTAACCAATATTTTGTAAAATCTAGATTTTCCCGAGCGCAATTAACCAAAGCAGAGGCTACAAGGATGAAAGCGCTTGGCCGTTTAATAATAAAAAAGGCGAAAAAATAA
- a CDS encoding DUF58 domain-containing protein, with product MRSDWLQSWLADMIKRKHSAAQLTLSHHNIYIVPSKQGAFFLCMVILNFILGSNYQNNLILGVAYVMLLILVLALIYGYLNLHGLTIQLLDVKNNFASKPVEVLVKVNTPHDCYSLDIVSQDFDFSDCNENHKQGPHVVSLFLHPELRGRYRLGRLKLSSRYPFGLVRVWTYLNTDKTFCVYPAPLTCQLTFSEQEATAEQGQYVHQSTQSHENFDGLERFRPGVSKSRISWRHFAKSQQLLVKQYSGDSYYSQHTFDYSAHDGNKESRLSKLCYQVLEADKQGDMFALRLSNAVQVSADRGDKHREKCLEALSDF from the coding sequence ATGCGCAGTGACTGGTTGCAGTCCTGGCTGGCTGACATGATCAAGCGCAAGCACAGCGCTGCGCAACTTACCCTCTCTCACCATAATATCTATATTGTTCCCTCTAAACAGGGCGCATTTTTTTTGTGTATGGTGATCCTCAATTTTATTTTAGGTAGTAATTATCAGAACAACCTGATCCTCGGGGTCGCTTATGTAATGTTGCTTATTCTGGTTTTGGCTTTGATATACGGTTACCTTAACTTACATGGTCTGACGATCCAGTTGCTGGATGTTAAGAACAACTTTGCCTCTAAACCGGTAGAAGTGTTGGTAAAGGTCAATACACCGCATGATTGCTACTCACTGGATATTGTCAGTCAGGACTTTGACTTTAGTGACTGTAATGAAAACCATAAGCAAGGACCTCACGTGGTTTCTTTGTTTTTGCACCCTGAGTTACGAGGACGCTACCGACTTGGCCGACTTAAACTATCGAGTCGTTATCCGTTTGGCCTAGTGCGCGTTTGGACTTACCTGAACACAGATAAGACATTTTGTGTCTACCCTGCTCCGCTGACTTGTCAGCTGACATTCAGTGAACAGGAAGCGACGGCTGAACAGGGACAATACGTACATCAAAGCACGCAAAGTCATGAGAACTTCGATGGCCTAGAGCGCTTTAGGCCTGGGGTCAGTAAAAGCCGTATTTCCTGGCGGCATTTTGCTAAGAGTCAGCAACTTCTGGTGAAGCAATACAGTGGTGATAGCTATTATTCTCAGCACACATTTGACTATTCAGCACACGATGGCAACAAGGAAAGTCGCTTGTCTAAATTATGTTATCAGGTGCTTGAAGCGGATAAGCAAGGAGATATGTTTGCCCTGCGATTGAGCAATGCCGTACAGGTGAGCGCTGATCGAGGAGATAAGCATAGAGAAAAGTGTCTGGAGGCGTTGAGTGACTTCTGA
- a CDS encoding AAA family ATPase — protein MNKTTEAIINQLSELILGKEEQIRLAVVCLLCKGHLLIEDLPGMGKTTLSHGLANVLGLSYQRVQFTSDLLPADITGSSVFNTQQQSFDFHPGPIFSQVLLADEINRASPKTQSALLEAMEERQVTVDGKTHPLPEPFFVIATQNPLHQSGTHPLPESQLDRFFLRISLGYPDEHAEKSLILGNNLQRQHLSELSCVLDLTALAALQQTVVAVNLSESVVQYIINLVNFTRYSGQFSDPLSPRASIALGLATRAYALTQGRDYALPDDVQAVFAAVAGHRLNVSANELDDVVKGIFDNVAVVL, from the coding sequence ATGAATAAAACCACAGAAGCGATAATCAATCAGCTATCCGAGCTGATACTAGGTAAAGAAGAACAGATCCGGCTGGCCGTTGTTTGTTTGCTATGTAAAGGGCACCTGCTAATTGAAGATTTACCCGGAATGGGTAAAACCACCCTCTCCCACGGCCTTGCCAATGTACTTGGGTTAAGTTATCAACGCGTTCAGTTTACCAGTGATCTGTTGCCCGCCGATATTACCGGATCGAGCGTATTTAACACTCAGCAACAGAGTTTCGATTTTCATCCTGGGCCCATTTTTAGTCAGGTGTTACTGGCAGATGAAATCAATCGCGCCAGTCCAAAAACGCAAAGTGCCCTGCTTGAGGCAATGGAAGAACGTCAGGTAACAGTTGATGGCAAGACGCACCCGTTGCCAGAACCGTTTTTTGTCATTGCTACGCAAAACCCTTTGCATCAGTCAGGTACACACCCTTTGCCTGAGTCTCAACTAGATCGTTTTTTCCTGCGGATCAGCCTGGGTTACCCTGATGAGCATGCCGAGAAAAGTCTGATATTGGGCAATAACCTGCAAAGACAACACCTAAGCGAGCTGTCATGCGTATTAGATCTAACTGCGCTGGCAGCTCTGCAGCAAACAGTAGTCGCCGTTAATCTGTCTGAATCAGTTGTACAATATATCATTAACCTGGTGAACTTCACGCGCTACAGTGGTCAGTTTAGTGATCCTCTTTCACCACGAGCAAGTATCGCATTAGGTCTTGCCACACGTGCTTATGCACTTACGCAAGGGCGCGATTATGCATTACCTGATGATGTACAAGCTGTGTTTGCGGCAGTAGCAGGACACCGCCTGAATGTTTCCGCCAATGAACTAGATGATGTCGTAAAAGGGATTTTTGATAACGTTGCGGTTGTATTGTAA
- a CDS encoding response regulator has protein sequence MELVRPLEPILIIDDVEDVRSYLIDILENLGFEEVYESEDFKSAMPLMAEKSPNVIFLDIELPDTDGTQILEYINENYPNVHVIMCSGHNSLENVQNTWELGAKGFIAKPFNAKKVDSVMKRLEMIA, from the coding sequence ATGGAACTTGTCAGACCCCTAGAACCAATTTTGATCATCGATGACGTTGAGGATGTGCGCAGTTACCTGATAGATATTCTTGAAAACCTGGGTTTTGAAGAAGTCTATGAGTCTGAGGACTTTAAATCAGCGATGCCATTGATGGCAGAAAAATCTCCGAATGTTATTTTCCTGGATATTGAGCTGCCTGATACCGACGGTACGCAGATCCTTGAATACATTAATGAAAACTATCCCAATGTTCATGTCATTATGTGTTCAGGACATAACAGCCTGGAAAACGTGCAAAATACCTGGGAATTGGGAGCGAAAGGCTTTATTGCTAAGCCCTTTAACGCGAAAAAAGTTGACTCAGTAATGAAAAGACTTGAAATGATTGCATGA